A part of Setaria viridis chromosome 8, Setaria_viridis_v4.0, whole genome shotgun sequence genomic DNA contains:
- the LOC117834215 gene encoding LOW QUALITY PROTEIN: protein ANTAGONIST OF LIKE HETEROCHROMATIN PROTEIN 1-like (The sequence of the model RefSeq protein was modified relative to this genomic sequence to represent the inferred CDS: inserted 2 bases in 2 codons) — protein MHWHLFKHIKEAVKNQDNYFKKKYDATGKEGLSALQKCVAAIRILAYGVPADAVDEYVRIGESTARKALHHFCRAVIDVFGEYYLRAPNAADVARLLQEGEDRGFPGMLGNIDCMHWEWRNCPTSWKGQFTGRGKHPSMILEAVALHDLWIWHAYFGMLGSNNDINVLHRSPVFSAYLRVHSTPVSFXVNGRTFNXGYYLADGIYPEWAAFVKTIRYPMKQKTQHFATAQESARKDIERAFGVLQTRFAVIQGPAYGWDRNHINDIMVTYIILHNMIVEDEQDNARDTDFLNIGELAVRYRNNPDREAFVAAHHRLHDQNTHFQLQYDLIEH, from the exons ATGCATTGGCATTTATTCAAGCATATTAAAGAGGCTGTTAAAAATCAAGATAACTACTTCAAAAAGAAGTATGATGCCACTGGCAAGGAAGGACTATCGGCTCTTCAGAAATGCGTCGCCGCTATACGCATTCTCGCTTATGGTGTCCCAGCAGATGCTGTTGACGAGTACGTGCGTATTGGTGAGTCAACTGCTCGAAAAGCTTTGCATCATTTCTGTCGGGCTGTCATTGATGTTTTTGGCGAGTATTACCTACGGGCACCCAATGCTGCCGATGTAGCTAGGCTTCTTCAAGAGGGTGAGGATCGTGGGTTCCCGGGGATGCTAGGCAACATTGACTGCATGCACTGGGAGTGGAGGAACTGCCCCACATCATGGAAGGGTCAGTTCACGGGCAGAGGGAAGCATCCCTCTATGATCTTAGAGGCGGTTGCATTGCATGATCTATGGATATGGCATGCTTACTTCGGCATGCTTGGAAGTAACAATGACATTAACGTGCTTCATAGATCCCCAGTATTCTCTGCTTACCTCAGGGTTCATTCAACCCCCGTGTCAT GGGTCAATGGAAGGACCTTTA ATGGCTACTACCTTGCCGATGGGATTTACCCTGAGTGGGCAGCCTTTGTTAAGACTATTCGTTACCCCATGAAGCAAAAGACCCAGCACTTTGCCACTGCACAGGAAAGTGCACGCAAGGATATAGAGCGTGCATTTGGTGTCCTGCAAACTCGGTTTGCAGTGATCCAAGGACCCGCGTATGGTTGGGACCGTAACCATATTAATGATATAATGGTGACTTACATTATTTTGCATAACATGATAGTGGAGGATGAACAAGACAATGCTCGTGATACTGATTTCTTGAACATTGGAGAACTAGCAGTTCGGTACCGCAACAATCCGGACAGGGAGGCATTTGTTGCCGCACACCATAGGCTTCATGATCAAAACACGCACTTTCAGCTACAATATGATCTCATCGAGCACTAG